DNA from Geobacter sulfurreducens PCA:
TGCGCGAAGGCTTGCCGTCTGATCGCGACCTTTTCCGTCATTGGACGACGGAAAAGGTCACCTTGCGGTCGTTCTTGTTCGTCGCGCTCTCGCTTGAATAGGGGGTTTCAAAAGGGGAACAATACTGTTACTTGAATGGTATGCGGTTTGCATGACACATGCAAACCGCATATCGTTGATACACGACAATACTAAACCATCCGCGAGGGTGGGACGGAAAGCCCACAGGGTCTCTCTGAGACAGCCGGGATGCCGAAATGTCAGCACGACGACGTTCGGCCCCGGCTTGCTCTTTATCCGGTGCCGGAAGGAGACGAGCCATGGGAGTTTCTCGGGAGTGTTGTCGCAGATGGGGCAAGGCCGTTGTTGCGCAGGTTGTACTGTTCGTCGTTGCCGTTGTGGCGATACCGGCGCTGGCGGACTCAATCCCCGCTTACCTCGCATCGGCCACCAGCCATGATTCTCCGGCTATAGTTTCTCCTCCTCCCGCTTCACCCGCCTCCCAATCGGAAAATGCCACCTTTTTCAGCATATCAGCCAGCCCAACCGGCGATGTGACGCTCAACTGCGGCGGTGTTCCCGTTGAAATCGGCTACACGGATCTCGCCCCCCATGACGAAATCCGGGAGCAGAGCCAGCGGATAACGCGGCAACAGGACCCGCTCATCAACGGGTTTTCGGTCAAGGTAACCTTCCTCTTTTAACCCATCCTCCCGTTCTTGTGCCCCCTCGTCCTTCCTCCTGGGAGAGGGGGCTTTTTTTATCCCGGAACCCGTGATGCCGGGTAGTCCGGCGCATGCAACAACAAAAAAAGGGCCGTCCTCTTCGGACGGCCCGGAATGGCGTGCGACCGCGATCTGCTAGCGCACCAGTTTCGACAGTTTTTTGAACTCTTCGCTGCCGGCCACGCGGAGGAGCTGGAACAGGGCCGCTTCGGTGGAGGTGATGACCGCGCCGGCGTCCCGCGCCACTTCCATTCCCACGAACCAGTTTTCCTTGCGGCGGCTCATAATGGCATCCCGCACCAGGTGGACATGGTAGCCCCGCTCCAGGAGCTCGATGACCGTCTGGAGCACGCAGACATGGGTTTCCATGCCGGTGATGATGACCTGCTTGCGTCCCAGTGCCGCGAGACGGTTCAGGAACGCGTCGTCGCCGCAGCAGCTGAAGGTCATTTTCTCGCAAGCGTCTCCCTCGATCTTTTCCTTCAGGACCGGAAGGGTGCAGCCGAGGCCTTTCACGTACTGCTCAGTGGCAACCACCGGCATGCCGAGATCCTGGGCGGCCTCCAGCAGAATGCCGGTATTTTTCGTGAGCCGTTCCAGAACTTCCGGGTCCATGGCCGCGCAGAGCTTTTCCTGCACGTCGATGACCACGAGCACTGCCTGCTGCCGGTCGAGGAAGAACTTCTCCATAATTCCCATCAGATGCTCCCTCCTTTCAGTCTTTTCTCAGTTCGATGCCCAGCTCCTGAATCTTCTTGCGTAGCGTGTTGCGGTTAATGCCGAGGATCTCAGCTCCTTTCACCTGGTTGCCACGCGTCTTTTCCAGGACGAAGCGGATGAGAGGCCGCTCGATCTGCTTGAGGACCAGGTTATAGATATCCCCGCTCTCCATTTTGTCCAGGTTGGTGAGGCTTGCCCGCAGTTTCATGTCCACCAGGGCTTCCAGGGAGAGGTCGTCCGCAGCGGTCGCCTCGCTTCCCGTCTGGCGGGCACGCAGCCCCGGAAAGTCGGATGGGGTGAGAAGCGGGTCGGACGAGAGGATCACCGCCCGCTTGATGGTATTCTCCAGTTCCCGTACGTTGCCCGGCCAGCTGTGGGTGGTGAGGAGCGCCATGGCCTCGGGAGAGCATTTTTTTGGCGAAACCTCCAGTTCCGCGCAGGCGTTTTGGAGGAAATAGTCCACCAGAAGCGGCACGTCTTCCTTACGCTCCCTCAGCGGTACCAGCTGAATAGGCACCACGTTGAGCCGGTAGAAGAGATCCTCCCGGAACTGCTTCTTGCGGACCAGTTCCTCCAGGTTCTGGTTGGTGGCTGCCACGATCCGTACGTCCACGGCGATGTTCTGGCTGCCGCCGGTGCGGGTAACTTCCTTCTCCTGGAGCACCCGCAGGATTTTTGCCTGGAGATCGAGGGGCATGTCGCCGATCTCGTCAAGGAAGATGGTGCCGCCGTTGGCCTGCTCAAACTTGCCCAGCTTGCGCTCGACGGCGCCGGTGAACGCCCCCTTTTCGAAGCCGAAGAGTTCGCTTTCCAGCAAATCTTTGGGAATGGCGGCGCAGTTGAGGGCGATGAACGGCTTGCCGATCCGCTTGGAGTTGAAGTGAATAGCCCGGGCGATGAGCTCTTTGCCGGTCCCTGACTCCCCCTGAACGAGAACGGTCACGTCGCTGGGGGCAACCTTGCCGATGGTCTTGTAGACTTCCCGCATGGCGGGGGAGTTGCCGATGATGTTCTTCTCCAGGTGATAGCGCTCTTTCAGCTCTTCCCGCAGAATAGTCATTTGGGAGGTGATCTCCCGGGCCTTGTGCACCTTTTCGATGATGGCATCGATTACATCCAGGTCGAAGGGCTTGGTGATGTAATCGTAGGCCCCCCGCTTCATGGCCTCCACGGCGTTTTTCATGCTCGCCTCGGCGGTCATGATCACCATGAGGAGATCGTGCTTGAGCTCCCGTACCTTGTCGAGCAATTCCAGCCCGGTGAAGCCGGGCATCTTGATGTCGAGGATGGCCAAGTCGTACTCGTTGGACTGGATCAGTCGCAGGGCTTCCTCTCCGTCGCGGGCGAGGTCCACGGTGAATCCCTTTTTGCGCAGGGCCTTCGAGAGGACCCAGCGCATGCTTTCTTCGTCATCGGCAACCAATATGCGGTTCAGTAACATTGCAGACCTCGAACTGTGGATATGGAAGTGAACATGGTTAAGGGAAAGATCCCGGCTACTGAATCAGGGGGAGCATCACCGTGAAGGTGGTCCCTTTGCCGGGGTACGATTCCACCTTGATCATTCCCCGATGCTCCGTCACGATTTTCTGGCAGATGGCCAGCCCCAGGCCCGTCCCCTTGGTCTTGGTGGTGAAAAAGGGCGTGAAGAGCTGCTCGAGCCGCTCCGGCGGGATGCCAGGTCCATCGTCGGCCACGTCGATGGCCACCATCCGCGAGCGTCGCTCGCCCTTCTGGGTCATTGAGTAGTCGGATATCACCCGGCTGGCGACCCGGATGCAGCCGCCGTCATCCACCGCCTCCATCGCGTTTTTCACGAGGTTCAGAAAAAGCTGGGTCAACAGCCCCTCGTCGGCAAGGATGGGCGGGATGCTGGGATCGAACTGCTGCTGGAAGGCGACGTTCTTCCCTTCGGTCGAGCGCTTCTGGAGCGTGAGGATGTCGCCGATGACCTTATGGAGGTTCACCTTGCTCAGTTGCAGTCCCCGGGGCGAGGCCAAGGCCAGAAGCTCCTCAACAATCCGGTTGACCCGCTCCACCTCCTTGAGCATGATCCGGACGTTGTCGCGCAACTCGCTTTCGGTGGGCAGTTCCAGCTCCAGGAGCTGGGCCGCTCCCTTGATGCCCCCCAGGGGGTTCTTGATCTCGTGGGCCAATCCCGCGGCCAGGGTTCCCAGGGTGGAAAGCCGGTCGGCATTGCGGACGGCATCTTCCAGCTCCCGGATGCTGGTGATGTCGCGCAGCACCAGGATCGTCCCGGTGGTTTCGCCGTGAGGAAGCATAAGTGGGAAGGTGGTCGCCGAAACCGGCGTCAGCTGCTTCAGCTTCCGGATGACGATGTTCTCGTGGTCGGAGATGGTCATGCCGCTGGTGGCGGTCTTGCCGACCATCTCCCGCAGCACCGCCTCCCGGTGGAAGACGAGGGCGAAGCGATGTCCCACGGCCTGCCGCCGCGAAATGCCGGAGATCTCCTCCGCAGCGGGGTTCATCAGGGCGATCCGTCCGTCCAGGTCGATGACGATGACGCCGTCTCCGACGCTGTCGATCACGGTGGCAAGGAATTCCTCTTTCTTTTCTTCGGTGGTCATGGCGCCCCCACAGCCGTGAAAAAGCGGCTCACTGCTTCCATCAGGGCGCCATTGCCCTCAATCTCGTTGATTTCCTTCCGGAACTGTGCCGCACCGGGGAGTCCGTGGGAGTACCACCCCAGGTGCTTGCGCATCTCTCTCGCGGCTACCCGTTCGCCGGCCATTTCCGTGAACAGGGCCAGATGCCTCCGGGCCACCGCCAACCGTTCGGCCGGGGAGGCCGCCGCCGGCTCGCGTCCGGCCATCAGGTCCAGGGCCTGCCTGAAGATCCACGGATTTCCCAGAGCACCTCGGGCGATCATGACCCCGTCGCAGCCGGTCCGGTCGAGCATGGCGGCCACGTCGGCCGCGCTGAAGAGGTCGCCGCTGCCGATGACCGGTATGGCGACGGCCTGCTTCAGTTCGGCGAGCTTCGTCCAGTCGGCCGTGCCTTCGAACATCTGTGCCCTGCTCCGGGGATGGAGCGTAACTGCATTGC
Protein-coding regions in this window:
- the gnfM gene encoding nitrogen fixation sigma-54 dependent transcriptional regulator GnfM, whose product is MLLNRILVADDEESMRWVLSKALRKKGFTVDLARDGEEALRLIQSNEYDLAILDIKMPGFTGLELLDKVRELKHDLLMVIMTAEASMKNAVEAMKRGAYDYITKPFDLDVIDAIIEKVHKAREITSQMTILREELKERYHLEKNIIGNSPAMREVYKTIGKVAPSDVTVLVQGESGTGKELIARAIHFNSKRIGKPFIALNCAAIPKDLLESELFGFEKGAFTGAVERKLGKFEQANGGTIFLDEIGDMPLDLQAKILRVLQEKEVTRTGGSQNIAVDVRIVAATNQNLEELVRKKQFREDLFYRLNVVPIQLVPLRERKEDVPLLVDYFLQNACAELEVSPKKCSPEAMALLTTHSWPGNVRELENTIKRAVILSSDPLLTPSDFPGLRARQTGSEATAADDLSLEALVDMKLRASLTNLDKMESGDIYNLVLKQIERPLIRFVLEKTRGNQVKGAEILGINRNTLRKKIQELGIELRKD
- a CDS encoding hydrolase, which gives rise to MGIMEKFFLDRQQAVLVVIDVQEKLCAAMDPEVLERLTKNTGILLEAAQDLGMPVVATEQYVKGLGCTLPVLKEKIEGDACEKMTFSCCGDDAFLNRLAALGRKQVIITGMETHVCVLQTVIELLERGYHVHLVRDAIMSRRKENWFVGMEVARDAGAVITSTEAALFQLLRVAGSEEFKKLSKLVR
- the gnfL gene encoding nitrogen fixation sensor histidine kinase GnfL — its product is MTTEEKKEEFLATVIDSVGDGVIVIDLDGRIALMNPAAEEISGISRRQAVGHRFALVFHREAVLREMVGKTATSGMTISDHENIVIRKLKQLTPVSATTFPLMLPHGETTGTILVLRDITSIRELEDAVRNADRLSTLGTLAAGLAHEIKNPLGGIKGAAQLLELELPTESELRDNVRIMLKEVERVNRIVEELLALASPRGLQLSKVNLHKVIGDILTLQKRSTEGKNVAFQQQFDPSIPPILADEGLLTQLFLNLVKNAMEAVDDGGCIRVASRVISDYSMTQKGERRSRMVAIDVADDGPGIPPERLEQLFTPFFTTKTKGTGLGLAICQKIVTEHRGMIKVESYPGKGTTFTVMLPLIQ